A stretch of Equus caballus isolate H_3958 breed thoroughbred chromosome 11, TB-T2T, whole genome shotgun sequence DNA encodes these proteins:
- the TEFM gene encoding transcription elongation factor, mitochondrial, which produces MSVPSLLLAGGRWRCFPVPLGSSLFQALRNSCCRKKSTAPKQTAPNVAFCDENTKESGDALDKLFSAEQQASILRVLNTASNKELEAFKLLRGRKSTNIVEHREKFGPFQNLESLMNVPLFRYKTTVQVCNNILCPETGGKKGKLQENRLLRKLIKPEIGRERLKAVNSIVSIVFGTRRIAWAHLDRKLAVLDWQQNECCRLTKGTYTSSVYLKEISSVISKIPKADFYVLEKTGLSLQNSSLFPILLHFHIMEAMLYALLNKTFAQDGQHQVLSMTRNAVGKHFDLMIGDTRTSGRELVKQFLSESVLKEPRVLFPSDKIVHYRQVFSSTEQHRVEELYDSLLQAVAFYELAVFDTEP; this is translated from the exons GGAGGTGGAGATGTTTTCCAGTTCCGTTAGGGTCATCCTTGTTCCAGGCCCTACGGAATTCCTGCTGTCGGAAAAAATCCACTGCTCCTAAGCAAACTGCTCCCAATGTTGCTTTTTGTGATGAAAATACAAAGGAGTCTGGAGATGCACTCGACAAGCTCTTCTCTGCGGAGCAGCAGGCTTCCATCCTGCGTGTGCTGAATACAGCATCTAATAAGGAACTGGAAGCTTTCAAATTGCTTCGTGGAAGAAAGTCCACCAATATTGTAGAGCACAGAGAAAAGTTTGGGCCATTTCAGAATTTGGAGAGTTTAATGAATGTGCCCTTGTTCCGGTATAAAACTACCGTCCAAGTTTGTAACAACATTCTTTGCCCAGAgactggagggaaaaaaggaaagttacaGGAAAACCGGCTCTTGAGAAAGCTCATCAAACCagaaataggaagagagagaCTTAAG GCAGTTAATAGTATCGTATCCATTGTTTTTGGTACTCGAAGAATTGCCTGGGCTCACCTTGATCGTAAATTGGCGGTGTTGGACTGGCAGCAAAATGAATGCTGCCGATTGACGAAAGGAACATACACATCATCTGTCTACTTAAAAGAG attTCTTCAGTCATTTCAAAGATACCTAAAGCTGACTTCTATGTTCTGGAAAAAACAGGACTTTCACTTCAGAACTCATCTCTGTTTCCTATACTGTTACATTTCCACATCATGGAAGCCATGCTGTACGCCTTATTAAATAAGACTTTTGCCCAGGACGGCCAGCATCAGGTGCTGAGCATGACCCGGAATGCCGTGGGCAAGCACTTTGACCTGATGATCGGGGACACACGGACTAGTGGAAGAGAACTCGTGAAGCAGTTCCTCTCCGAGTCTGTGCTGAAGGAGCCTCGCGTGCTCTTCCCATCAGATAAGATAGTCCACTACCGGCAGGTGTTTTCATCTACCGAACAACACAGGGTGGAAGAGCTGTATGATTCATTACTACAAGCTGTTGCTTTCTACGAATTAGCGGTTTTTGACACTGAACCTTAA